A region from the Dendropsophus ebraccatus isolate aDenEbr1 chromosome 1, aDenEbr1.pat, whole genome shotgun sequence genome encodes:
- the LOC138785947 gene encoding olfactory receptor 1500-like encodes MDSWTSACGQGRYISITAHWVNVVEAGTWSQTGRDYLRPPKHQNCKNPRSYLRILYALMPKVWSICHLQDLLMITDVSGTPETSDRSRDISGEFFYLLPCLHLVDKYRQNNQTEVTEFLLLGFQVSHGFRLSLFCLFLVVYCLIICGNLLIIILVSTSKILHTPMYFFISQLSITDIMLTTDIVPNLVHILLNNGAAITFIGCITQLYFFGTAETSESLLLAVMSYDRYVAICNPLRYSSIMTSGHCEILAAICWFTGFSITLIYTVTIAKLNFCGPNIIDHLFCDIVALLDHSCSDTFIVQLETYFTAIPILMIPTTIIVVSYTYIVSAILRIPSSTGRQKAFSTCSSHLIVVSIFYISLFSVYVVPTKGRSLTMGKILSLLYTVFTPLVNPIIYSLRNKDIMKAIQRTLHRQVF; translated from the exons ATGGACTCATGGACAAGCGCCTGCGGTCAGGGACGATACATCTCCatcacggcacattgggtcaatgtGGTGGAAGCTGGGACCTGGTCTCAAACTGGGAGGGACTACCTCCGACCCCCCAAG CATCAGAACTGCAAGAATCCTAGGAGCTACCTGCGGATTTTATATGCACTGATGCCCAAAGTTTGGAGCATCTGCCATCTCCAG GATCTACTAATGATCACAGATGTATCCGGTACACCGGAGACATCAGACAGGAGCAGAGATATCTCCGGGGAGTTCTTCTACCTGCTCCCTTGTCTTCATCTTGTAGATAAATATCGGcag AACAACCAGACGGAGGTCACAGAGTTCCTTCTCTTAGGATTTCAGGTCAGTCATGGGTTCAGACTTTCCCTCTTCTGTCTGTTCCTTGTGGTTTATTGCCTGATAATATGTGGGAATCTCCTGATCATCATCCTGGTGTCCACCAgcaagatcctccacaccccaatgtacttcttcatctcacagctctccatcactgacatcatgTTAACGACAGATATTGTCCCCAACCTGGTCCACATCCTGCTGAATAATGGGGCGGCCATTACTTTTATTGGTTGTATCACTCAGCTTTATTTCTTTGGTACAGCCGAAACATCTGAAAGTCTTCTCTTGGCTGTGATGTCTTATgacagatatgtggccatctgtaatcccCTCCGTTACTCCTCCATCATGACCAGTGGACATTGTGAGATACTGGCCGCCATCTGTTGGTTTACTGGATTTTCAATTACTTTGATTTACACCGTAACAATAGCGAAGCTAAACTTCTGTGGACCAAACATCATTGACCATTTATTCTGTGATATTGTTGCCTTATTAGACCATTCCTGTTCTGACACCTTCATAGTTCAGTTAGAGACATATTTTACAGCCATTCCAATTCTAATGATTCCAACCACAATCATTGTGGTGTCTTATACTTATATAGTTTCAGCAATCTTAAGGATCCCATCCAGTACTGgtagacagaaagccttctccacctgtagctcccacctcattgtggtTTCAATATTCTATATTTCTCTATTCAGTGTCTATGTTGTCCCAACAAAAGGCCGATCACTCACCATGGGTAAAATCCtctccctgctatatactgtgtttacTCCTTTGGtcaaccccattatatacagtctgAGGAATAAAGATATTATGAAAGCCATACAGAGAACACTTCATAGGCAGGTGTTCTGA